The Anopheles coluzzii chromosome 2, AcolN3, whole genome shotgun sequence genome window below encodes:
- the LOC120947319 gene encoding USP6 N-terminal-like protein isoform X3, producing MTRYDRYSLSTDQQQQKQTLNPPSAAAAADRKLDTVAVAPGTTMTDEELLLLERANAERDEIFLRYDQGRKCDSIDAWEDPMFEVYTQADRYGFLHPVAPAQSKEAELLQHRIEMERVKKWVKMHKNWDAAATKENLRRRVMKGIPDRMRSAIWRKLLDLDRQIRENGGMYDRMLDCARRHSPDIRQIDFDVNRQFRNHVFYRERYSVKQQSLFRVLAAYSMYNTEVGYCQGMSTVAAVLLMYFDEEDTFWALDVLMTNQRYAMHGLYIVGFPKLMRFLAHHDRILTKCLPKVKKHLDKHEVHSVLYSLKWFFVIFIERIPFSLCLRVWDIYMMYGERVLTAMAYTILKVHKTKLLRMKDMDQVTDFLQTSLHKQFGYDDDYVIKALQSSMDELKKLKLLNLPPPSANELPTMPRGQTVEPSTKARIGHRNEQFSEREIALKETVLYRSESKNEEEEEQYNNGVQGAGDRAATAEDEDDERTEKDYDDITEDTVSQLHTGVSTSSLRTIQSFTTFDTGTSLATSLNSLVIIDSFDDYCDNDRIIEESTRL from the exons ATGACCAGGTACGATCGGTACAGCTTGTCGAccgaccagcagcaacagaagcaGACGCTAAacccaccatcagcagcagcagcagcagaccgGAAGCTCGACACGGTAGCGGTCGCTCCTGGCACGACGATGACTGACGaggagctgctgttgctcgaGCGGGCGAACGCCGAGCGGGATGAGATATTCCTGCGCTACGATCAGGGCCGCAAGTGCGACAGTATCGATGCGTGGGAAGATCCAATGTTCGAAGTGTACACGCAGGCGGACCGGTACGGCTTCCTGCATCCCGTGGCGCCGGCCCAGTCGAAGGAGGCGGAACTGCTGCAGCACCGGATCGAGATGGAGCGCGTGAAGAAGTGGGTCAAGATGCACAAAAACTGGGACGCGGCGGCGACCAAGGAAAATCTGCGCCGGCGCGTAATGAAAGGCATCCCGGATCGGATGCGCTCGGCGATCTGGCGCAAGCTGCTCGACCTGGACCGGCAGATCCGGGAGAATGGGGGCATGTACGACCGGATGCTGGACTGTGCCCGGCGCCACAGTCCCGACATACGGCAGATCGATTTCGACGTGAACCGCCAGTTCCGCAATCACGTGTTCTACCGCGAGCGGTACAGCGTGAAGCAGCAGAGCCTGTTCCGCGTGCTGGCCGCGTACAGTATGTACAACACCGAGGTCGGCTACTGCCAGGGCATGTCAACGGTCGCCGCGGTGCTGCTGATGTACTTCGACGAGGAGGACACGTTCTGGGCGCTGGACGTACTGATGACGAATCAGCGCTACGCCATGCACGGGCTGTATATAGTGGGGTTTCCGAAGCTGATGCGGTTCCTGGCGCACCACGACCGCATCCTGACCAAGTGTTTGCCCAAGGTGAAGAAACATCTCGACAAGCACGAGGTACACTCGGTGCTGTACTcgttgaaatggttttttgttatcttcATCGAGCGG ATACCCTTCAGTCTTTGTCTGCGGGTGTGGGACATCTACATGATGTACGGCGAACGCGTATTAACGGCGATGGCTTACACGATACTAAAGGTTCACAAAACGAAGCTTCTTCGGATGAAGGACATGGATCAGGTGACGGACTTCCTACAG ACATCGCTGCACAAACAGTTCGGCTATGATGATGACTATGTGATAAAAGCGCTTCAGAGTTCGATGGACGAGCTGAAGAAGCTAAAACTTCTAAATCTGCCACCTCCATCCGCCAACGAGCTACCCACAATGCCACGGGGGCAAACGGTCGAACCTTCCACAAAGGCGAGA ATCGGCCATCGCAATGAACAGTTTTCGGAGCGAGAGATAGCACTCAAGGAGACGGTGCTGTATCGCAGCGAATCGAAGaacgaggaggaagaagaacagTACAATAATGGCGTGCAGGGGGCCGGAGACCGTGCCGCTACGGCGGAAGATGAAGACGACGAGCGCACGGAGAAAGATTACGATGATATTACGGAAGATACCGTGAGCCAACTGCATACAG GCGTTAGTACCAGCTCGTTGCGCACAATCCAGAGTTTCACTACGTTCGATACCGGTACCTCGTTGGCGACCAGCTTAAATTCCCTCGTCATCATCGACTCGTTTGATGACTATTGTGATAACGATAGAATTATCGAAGAAAGTACTCGCTTGTAA
- the LOC120947319 gene encoding USP6 N-terminal-like protein isoform X2, whose product MTRYDRYSLSTDQQQQKQTLNPPSAAAAADRKLDTVAVAPGTTMTDEELLLLERANAERDEIFLRYDQGRKCDSIDAWEDPMFEVYTQADRYGFLHPVAPAQSKEAELLQHRIEMERVKKWVKMHKNWDAAATKENLRRRVMKGIPDRMRSAIWRKLLDLDRQIRENGGMYDRMLDCARRHSPDIRQIDFDVNRQFRNHVFYRERYSVKQQSLFRVLAAYSMYNTEVGYCQGMSTVAAVLLMYFDEEDTFWALDVLMTNQRYAMHGLYIVGFPKLMRFLAHHDRILTKCLPKVKKHLDKHEVHSVLYSLKWFFVIFIERIPFSLCLRVWDIYMMYGERVLTAMAYTILKVHKTKLLRMKDMDQVTDFLQTSLHKQFGYDDDYVIKALQSSMDELKKLKLLNLPPPSANELPTMPRGQTVEPSTKARIGHRNEQFSEREIALKETVLYRSESKNEEEEEQYNNGVQGAGDRAATAEDEDDERTEKDYDDITEDTVSQLHTGLQRLPKNARIVKGVSTSSLRTIQSFTTFDTGTSLATSLNSLVIIDSFDDYCDNDRIIEESTRL is encoded by the exons ATGACCAGGTACGATCGGTACAGCTTGTCGAccgaccagcagcaacagaagcaGACGCTAAacccaccatcagcagcagcagcagcagaccgGAAGCTCGACACGGTAGCGGTCGCTCCTGGCACGACGATGACTGACGaggagctgctgttgctcgaGCGGGCGAACGCCGAGCGGGATGAGATATTCCTGCGCTACGATCAGGGCCGCAAGTGCGACAGTATCGATGCGTGGGAAGATCCAATGTTCGAAGTGTACACGCAGGCGGACCGGTACGGCTTCCTGCATCCCGTGGCGCCGGCCCAGTCGAAGGAGGCGGAACTGCTGCAGCACCGGATCGAGATGGAGCGCGTGAAGAAGTGGGTCAAGATGCACAAAAACTGGGACGCGGCGGCGACCAAGGAAAATCTGCGCCGGCGCGTAATGAAAGGCATCCCGGATCGGATGCGCTCGGCGATCTGGCGCAAGCTGCTCGACCTGGACCGGCAGATCCGGGAGAATGGGGGCATGTACGACCGGATGCTGGACTGTGCCCGGCGCCACAGTCCCGACATACGGCAGATCGATTTCGACGTGAACCGCCAGTTCCGCAATCACGTGTTCTACCGCGAGCGGTACAGCGTGAAGCAGCAGAGCCTGTTCCGCGTGCTGGCCGCGTACAGTATGTACAACACCGAGGTCGGCTACTGCCAGGGCATGTCAACGGTCGCCGCGGTGCTGCTGATGTACTTCGACGAGGAGGACACGTTCTGGGCGCTGGACGTACTGATGACGAATCAGCGCTACGCCATGCACGGGCTGTATATAGTGGGGTTTCCGAAGCTGATGCGGTTCCTGGCGCACCACGACCGCATCCTGACCAAGTGTTTGCCCAAGGTGAAGAAACATCTCGACAAGCACGAGGTACACTCGGTGCTGTACTcgttgaaatggttttttgttatcttcATCGAGCGG ATACCCTTCAGTCTTTGTCTGCGGGTGTGGGACATCTACATGATGTACGGCGAACGCGTATTAACGGCGATGGCTTACACGATACTAAAGGTTCACAAAACGAAGCTTCTTCGGATGAAGGACATGGATCAGGTGACGGACTTCCTACAG ACATCGCTGCACAAACAGTTCGGCTATGATGATGACTATGTGATAAAAGCGCTTCAGAGTTCGATGGACGAGCTGAAGAAGCTAAAACTTCTAAATCTGCCACCTCCATCCGCCAACGAGCTACCCACAATGCCACGGGGGCAAACGGTCGAACCTTCCACAAAGGCGAGA ATCGGCCATCGCAATGAACAGTTTTCGGAGCGAGAGATAGCACTCAAGGAGACGGTGCTGTATCGCAGCGAATCGAAGaacgaggaggaagaagaacagTACAATAATGGCGTGCAGGGGGCCGGAGACCGTGCCGCTACGGCGGAAGATGAAGACGACGAGCGCACGGAGAAAGATTACGATGATATTACGGAAGATACCGTGAGCCAACTGCATACAG GCTTGCAAAGGCTGCCAAAAAATGCGCGTATAGTCAAAG GCGTTAGTACCAGCTCGTTGCGCACAATCCAGAGTTTCACTACGTTCGATACCGGTACCTCGTTGGCGACCAGCTTAAATTCCCTCGTCATCATCGACTCGTTTGATGACTATTGTGATAACGATAGAATTATCGAAGAAAGTACTCGCTTGTAA